The stretch of DNA tttaattaaaaaaaaagctCTTCAAACCAAGAGGTCAAAGCttcgtgtgtgtgtatatataggCTACCTATATACTGCAAAATCGTTTGACCTTTTTCTTCTCCTCACTCGGCCGTTCTCTATTTCTTCCTCTCTTTCTGAATCCCATTTCATCATCATTATATATGCGTATATATATAGCTGTTCTCTATTTCTACTTCTCTTTCTGAATCccattttcatcatcattatatatatatatatatatgtatatatacacacaaaaaCCAAACATGTAATAAACCATTCGTATCGACATATACAGTTTGTTTAAGATTGTTTTGTCACAGAAAAAATTAAATCTTTAGGTGTTTTTTCTAAAGATTAGATCAGCAAAATGGTGGAAACGAGGCGGAGCTCTTCTTCTAAGCGCCATCTTTCACTTTCTTCTCCACCATCTTCTTTGCCTGTCGGGAAACGACCCaaggtttgatttttttttttttttttcagtttgcttctttttttttttttttttcccgttTCGGGTTTATGTGGTTTTTAATTTCTGTCGGGTTTTCGTGCGCACAGTTGTCCGAGGCGTCTTCTTTATCTAAGGATGATTCGGTGTCTGCGGAGGAAGCGGTGGGTCCGGCGGCGGCGGGAAATGAATTTGCTAGAAATGATGGTGGATCGGATGAGCTTGCCGAAGGTGGCTGCCTAGAGAAATTAGAAGCTGTGGGGGCGGAGAAACCTCCGGAAGTGGTTGTTGAAAGTGAGACTTTAGTTTCTTGCTTTGGTGTGATATTTGAGCTGCATGTGGATTCATTTTTTCTAGTTCTGTTTTTTATGACTTTTTTATGTAAATCATTGGGTGTTCttgatgtttttttttcttcatgaAGTTTTCGCTAATTCTTGAGTTTACTCGATGATTTTTTTGGTGAATTATTGAATTTTTCAGTTGCGAATTGTGTGCTGTAAATGTAGGTAATTCTTTGATTGATGTGGAGAAAGTAAATTCCATTGTGCCGGTAGAGAATGGGAGGAATAAAagtaaaatgaaatataatgcTGGAGTTGCATGGGGAAAACTTATTTCACAGTGCTCGCAGGTAGGCTTATGCTTATTCAATCAATTTCATGATATttctcattctttattttgataaaatttcATACTGACCCTTTACTGCAAAATACAACCCAGAATCCGCATGTTGTTATGCAGAGGCCTACTTTCACTGTTGGCCAAGGTAATCAATTTGACTTGCGGGTGCGTGATGCAGAAGTTAATAAATCCTGGTGTTGTCTGAAACAAATTGAGACAGaggtaaattttattattttcttgtAGTTACCTTCAGGGATGTGACAACGGGAAGATTTGGCAGTCATCCCTCAGTTGAAAAAACAATCTCAAAATTTTGTGTTAAAGTTTTAAAAGTGCAAGTTTTGTCATCAGGTCGTTGAATACCCGCTTCCCTGGTTACCTTGGTTtttgtatttgaaaatatttgtcCCTGTTCAGATTTTTATTGATTTGATGCCTATTGTGACATCAATTATTGTTGATCCTTAGGGAGGGATATCACTTACTTTACTTGAAATTACTGGAAAGAGTGGTTCTGTCAAAGTCAACGGAAAAAATTATTCTAAGGATTCCACCATTTACCTCAATGGTGGTGATGAGGTGGTTTTTAGCTCGACTGGGGAGCATTCTTATGTATCCTTTTGCCAAGATATAATTTCTGAGTTGCAGTATTTCTTAATAGATAGAATGTTCTGTGTATTTTTTTAACCTTACACCTGTCACTGCTTCCTCAACTTGCATCAGCAACAGTTTTCCTTGACTTAGTATAAGATTTTTCAGCAACTTTCCAATGACACTAGTTCTGCTATTAGTCTGCTGCCTTCAGCAAGCATGCTAGAATCCCATGGCAAGCCAATAAAAGGATTACAAACCGAGGCAAGATCAGGAGATCCTTCTGCTGTGGCTGTTGCATCAACACTTGCATCACTGTCTAATTTTCGGGAAGAGCTTTCTCTTGTTCCTCCATTACATAACAGCGAAGGTGTACAACAAGATTATGAATCGCCAACATTGCCTTTTTCTTGTGGGGTGTCAGAGAATCGTTTGGAGGATACCGTAATGAAGGAGGATAATTGTTTAGAGGATACCGTAATGAAGGACACTTCTGACCGAGAATATGGTCCATTGCTATCAGTTCGTGAGAAGAAAAGTGTTCCATCTCCTGATGTTGTCAATGGAAGTTTAAATCGTGACACACGGAGTGGGGAGATTGATATTGAAAACAATGACTTTAGACCAATTATGCAGGTTCTCGCTGGTTCGACAGTTTCTAAGTATGACATAAGTAGCAGCATATCTAAAATCCTCGATGAGCATAGGAAATTTGTAGATCGACAGAAGGGTGCTCACCCTCCTATTTCAGTATCATCAAGGCGCCAAGCATTTAAAGATGGCTTACAACAAGGACTGCTTGATTGCAAAAATTGTGGCATTTCATTTGAAAACTTTCCATATTACCTAAGGTAAATCATTCAAGTTATTTGTCAATGTCTTGTTATCTTTATACCTTCCTTCATCTCTGTCTGCACTTCCCCTGATGGATGGAACCAATCAAATTTTTAGTTATGTAGGCATATTAAACATGTGATATTAACTTCAATACTCGTTGAAAGGCTGAGGCTTCTGTTAACGTTCTGGCTGTTGAAGTATGTGAACAAATGCATTGTATAAACCTTGCTTTCTTCTTAAAAAATGGCTTGTAAAGTCTAAGTGAGACCAGTTGTTTGATTGAGAGGAGTTTATATTCAATATTTATGGCTATGTGTAACATGAATTGTTTAATTCTACATATGAAACGATCTATTGACTCAAAGGTTTGAACGTGAAAATTTCTGACTTACTGTTACTGTAATTTGAATGTGTGGTTAATGCACCCTGTTTTTTAACCTTTTCTTTTGCTTTGGTGTAGACTGTCATTATTCCTTTTACCATAGTTGGTTTTTCCTTCTTTGTTGTGCGGGTTTTAGCAATTTGTATGACTTTTGACAGTGAAGCCACGAAGAATGCCCTCATTGGATCGGCATACGTACATTTGAAGTGTAGCGAATTTGCAAAATTTGCTGCAGATCTTCCGACAGTGTGTCCAAGAATTTTATTATCTGGTCCTGCAGGTATAGCCCTGCATTTTGTGTTATATTATCgatattttctttttccttcttGATTGTGTCTGATTTTCTTTCAGGTTCTGAAATATATCAGGAAACCTTGATTAAGGCACTTGCTCAATATTTTGGTGCGAAGCTCCTAGTAGTTGATTCATTTATCCTGCCTGGGGTAAGCTTCCACCATTCTTATACGCAAGTGTGTGTATCTGTCTGTTTCCTTGATCAAGCAGTTCGTCTTATTTTGTTgtaaaattttgctttttataTTCATTACAACAATAAAGTTTATTCAGGTACCAACTACAGGGGTGACTGATTGTATAAAGGAAAGTTCAAAGCCTGAGAGAGCACGTGTATATGCTAGACGGACATCACTACGGCTAAAGAAACCAGCATCAAGTGTAGAGAGAGATAATACTGGTGGTTCTATCATAAGCTCCCAGACTCCACCTAAGCAAGCAGCATATACGGCTCCATCGAAAAACCATGTTTTCAAGAAAGGTATCTCGTTCAAAGCCTTTATTGTTGGTTTGTTAGAGTGTGAGTTGGGAACCATATTATGTTTGATCAATTGCTTTATTTGTTGCAGGTGATCGGGTGAAATATGTGGGTTCGTTATTGTCAAGGTCTTCAGTGAGGTAAATAAGCTACATTCTAAAACTAAGCCATAATGTGACAAATCTGAAGTGATATCATCTCtatttttaagtttatgttGTGTTCACTAACAAAATTGGCCATAAATATCAATGGATATTCTGAATTCTAGAAGTTCCTTGAAAATTCTCATTTTCTGCAATGTGTGTGCGTGTTCTGGAATTTTCTTCATTAAAACCCTCCAGGTGATCTCATTATCAGTTGCACCTATCTGTGATGAGTGCTGGTGAAAAGGTGGAGGTTATTCAATGTTTCTTCTCAGTGTTTCACTTGTCATACCTCTTGATTTTTAGAACATGCAGTTTTAGTAATTTGATGAGTATGATGTTTGATACTTACACAACTTTtttgatgccctgaacagattATGGTATTGCACTAATTGACACGCTTGTGTTCTTATGTGCATCTGGTATAACACATGTTCTGTGCAGGGGTCCAATTTATGGTTACAGAGGCAAGGTTGTACTCCCCTCTAACGGAAGTACTTCAAAAATTGGGGTTCGATTCGATAAAACAATCCCAGATGGTACTAATCTTGGGGGTCTTTGTGAAGAAGATCACGGTTATCTTTGTTCCGGTAATTGTTTGCTTTTTTGTTTCTGATATTTCATTTTATACCCTTGAACATATCATCAATCCTGTTTTTGTGGGGGTTTTTTCAATGCAGCCTACCTATTATGCCTTGATAGCTCCATTGAGGATTTTGATAAGTTTGCCATAAATGAACTCTTCGAGGTAAACATTTTGCTTATAGTTTTATTTTGCAACTCTATAAAAGACTTATTCTTGGCTCTACTTCTCTGTTGAAGGGAAAAAATACGAATAATTGTTGAAATTTTACAGGTCGCTTCTCTGGAAAGTAAAAGTTCTCCATTAATTTTGTTTGTAAAAGACATTGAAAAGTCTGTGGTGGGAAGTTCTGCAGCCTATGCATTGCTCAAAACTAAACTCGAAAATTTACCGGAAAATCTCGTGGTAATAGCTTCTCATACTCAGACAGACAACAGAAAGGAGAATGTAAGTTAAGtgttatttaacatttttattttcCATTCGTCTCGTAGAATTAACATTAAACAACCTACCATGTGCTCCAGTCCCATCCTGGTGGATTGCTATTCACAAAATTTGGAAGCAACCAAACTGCGTTGCTCGACTTTACCTTTCCGGTAAGtcaaatagaaaatgtttactTTCATTCTGTTTAAATGTGTATTTAAGTTTATTTAACAACCAATCAGAGATACAAAGTTGAGAAGATGATATTTGGCCATGCATGTTTTTGTCGTCTGATTCACTTATCCTAGATTGCTCATGAAACTGAATGAGTTGTTGTCCTTGAtgtagtttaaattttattttatttttcaaggaTAATTTTGGTAGACTGAACGATAGAAGTAAAGAAACTCCAAAAACAGCGAAGCAGCTCAACCGTCTTTTCCCTAACAAAGTGACCATACAGATTCCTCAGGTAATCAAATGTTGGTTTCTATTTAATATGTAAGTCTATTGTTTAAATTCTAAGCAGGCTGTGAAAGTTGTTAAACTTTGACAGGATGAAACAGTACTATCGGACTGGAAAATGCAGTTGGATCGAGACATTGAAACAATGAAATCACAGTCAAATATTGTTAGCATTCGCTCCGTAAGTCACCTCTGTCTACTTCCCCTTTTTCTTGGCTACTCCCGTTGCTTCATTTACACGAGAATAGATTGGCAAGAACCCATAGAGTGATccatgtgttttttttttgtatagaGCAACATGACATTAgtttataattttgaaattttgtttGATTAACAATTTGCTGGGATATGCTCGCACTTTGATgtgaattttataattttttagcaTGTTATGTTGTTCTATTTTGTCATCTATAGCGCAACAATTGGGTGGTGGTATTATACCTACTCTTTAGTattgataattttaattataaaacatTGTAAATTCTCTCGCCAGTTTTATGTTTTATGACCGAATTATTTACCTTATGATTTTAAGCTATATGATTAAACTCGTTATCTATGTTCACATTACACGTTGAATCTCTTATTCATTTTCTTGTATGAATTCAGGTTATAAGTCGAGTTGGTCTCCTATGCCCTGATTTGGAAACTTTGAGCATCAAAGACCAAGCTTTGACTAGTGAAAGTCAGTTGACATCACACGACTTATAACTTCAAATTAGAGATGCTGTActtaaaatcttcttttaaCACTATTGACTTGGTGTTGATAGGTGTTGAGAAAATAATTGGCTGGGCTCTATGTTATCATTTGATGCATTGTTCTAAGGTTTCTCTCAAAGAGTCAAAACTTGTCATTTCAAGTGAgaggtgatttttttttttacaagagTTTCACACTTAATTACAAAACTGAAAATCAGAATAACTGGAGATGTAAGAAAGGAAAATGACTAGCTGGTTTGGTTAGGctcttatttatttttctcttttGCTTTATATTGCAGTATCAGTTATGGGCTCAGCGTTCTGCTGGGTCTTCCAAATGAAGACAAGAGTTTGAAAAAATCTCTTAAGGTGAAAATTGCTGCCCCTGTATAACTTActcatataaaaataattaacttgATGGTTTCCAGTTGTTTCATACAACCTGGGAAGAAGGTGAATGACTGCTTTATTTTCAGGATGTGGTTACTGAAAATGAATTTGAGAAGAGAATCCTCAGTGAAGTTATCCCACCTGGTGATATTGGTGTTACTTTTGATGACATCGGGGCGTTAGAAAATGTGAAAGAGATTTTGAAGGAATTGGTGATGTTGCCACTTCAAAGGCCAGAATTGTTCAGCAAAGGACAGTTGACAAAAGTAATTGAATTGTACTTATAGTGCATCTTTAGAAGTTTAGTCAATCCTCAACTATTGCTTTCGCAGCCATGCAAGGGAATATTGCTATTTGGACCACCTGGCACTGGTAAAACAATGCTAGCAAAAGCTGTTGCAACTGAAGCTGGTGCAAACTTCATCAACATATCAATGTCAAGCATCACGTCAAAAGTACATTATTTTTTGTGCTTGAGTTGTAATCTTTCTTGCCCGTTTTTCTTTTTTGGTTTTGATGATCAACATGTTCTATTTTTGTAAATAGTGGTTTGGTGAAGCAGAGAAATATGTGAAAGCAGTCTTCACGTTAGCTAGCAAAATTTCCCCTAGCGTTATTTTTGTGGATGAGGTTGGTATAATTCACCGatgcttattttatttttctcctCAGCTTTTGCGTACTTCTTACTTGTATATGTTGCCATAGGTTGACAGCATGCTAGGCAGACGTGAAAATTCTGGAGAGCATGAAGCAATGCGCAAGATGAAGAACGAATTTATGGTGAACTGGGATGGTTTACGCACGAAGGACAAGGAACGAGTATTAGTGCTTGCCGCCACAAATAGACCTTTCGATCTTGACGAGGCTGTAATTAGGAGGCTCCCTCGGAGGTCCTTTTGCTGCTCGACCACTGAAATCTCTTTAGCGATTTACCAAACCATAAAGAAATAAGTTTTGATGTATTTAGGCAAAGGGAAACCAACTTTCACTTAATTTGTTTACATCTTGTACAGGCTGATGGTCAACTTGCCAGACTCTAGGAAccgagaaaaaattttaaaggtGATATTAGCCAAGGAAGAGTTGGATCCAAAATTTGATATCGAAGCAGTTGCTAAAATGACAGAAGGGTATTCGGGAAGTGATTTAAAGGTTGGAGCACCACTGTATATCACGGAGGAACTTTTATTTAAACTTACTATTTTACCAACGACTGCTATTCTATGTATTACTTAACAAATTCCTTAATTTTCGTATTTTTTTCCCAGAATCTGTGTGTAATGACTGCACATCGCCCCATTAGAGAAATTTTGGAGAAGGAGAAGAAGGTTTGTGCTCTGTCCTCATGAAGCTTTCAGGGCTATACCAATATTTGGGTTTCATGTTCTATCTAATGTGTCAAAATGATATGAAATAATGTAGGAGCAAGCCTTGGCTCAAGCAGAGAACAGGCCATTGCCAGCATTGCGTAGCAGCTCGGATATCCGTCCTCTGAGTATGGATGATTTTAAAGTTGCACATGATCAGGTATATTCACGAGAACCAGGGAATGTTGGGGCATCATCTAAAGTTACTCGTTATAGACCACACTGCTTACCAAATGCAATTGGTGTTGTTCAATCTACACTAGATGGCATCATTAATAAAACCATGTCCTTCTAAACAAGAATGTAGTATCTCATAAACCCGTACGAGGAACTGAAAACTATGTTGGTATTTTGTCATCAAAATGCAGGTACATGCAAGCGTTTCGTCTGAGTCA from Primulina eburnea isolate SZY01 chromosome 6, ASM2296580v1, whole genome shotgun sequence encodes:
- the LOC140833756 gene encoding uncharacterized protein isoform X2, which produces MVETRRSSSSKRHLSLSSPPSSLPVGKRPKLSEASSLSKDDSVSAEEAVGPAAAGNEFARNDGGSDELAEGGCLEKLEAVGAEKPPEVVVESNSLIDVEKVNSIVPVENGRNKSKMKYNAGVAWGKLISQCSQNPHVVMQRPTFTVGQGNQFDLRVRDAEVNKSWCCLKQIETEGGISLTLLEITGKSGSVKVNGKNYSKDSTIYLNGGDEVVFSSTGEHSYIFQQLSNDTSSAISLLPSASMLESHGKPIKGLQTEARSGDPSAVAVASTLASLSNFREELSLVPPLHNSEGVQQDYESPTLPFSCGVSENRLEDTVMKEDNCLEDTVMKDTSDREYGPLLSVREKKSVPSPDVVNGSLNRDTRSGEIDIENNDFRPIMQVLAGSTVSKYDISSSISKILDEHRKFVDRQKGAHPPISVSSRRQAFKDGLQQGLLDCKNCGISFENFPYYLSEATKNALIGSAYVHLKCSEFAKFAADLPTVCPRILLSGPAGSEIYQETLIKALAQYFGAKLLVVDSFILPGVPTTGVTDCIKESSKPERARVYARRTSLRLKKPASSVERDNTGGSIISSQTPPKQAAYTAPSKNHVFKKGDRVKYVGSLLSRSSVRGPIYGYRGKVVLPSNGSTSKIGVRFDKTIPDGTNLGGLCEEDHGYLCSAYLLCLDSSIEDFDKFAINELFEVASLESKSSPLILFVKDIEKSVVGSSAAYALLKTKLENLPENLVVIASHTQTDNRKENSHPGGLLFTKFGSNQTALLDFTFPDNFGRLNDRSKETPKTAKQLNRLFPNKVTIQIPQDETVLSDWKMQLDRDIETMKSHISYGLSVLLGLPNEDKSLKKSLKDVVTENEFEKRILSEVIPPGDIGVTFDDIGALENVKEILKELVMLPLQRPELFSKGQLTKPCKGILLFGPPGTGKTMLAKAVATEAGANFINISMSSITSKWFGEAEKYVKAVFTLASKISPSVIFVDEVDSMLGRRENSGEHEAMRKMKNEFMVNWDGLRTKDKERVLVLAATNRPFDLDEAVIRRLPRRLMVNLPDSRNREKILKVILAKEELDPKFDIEAVAKMTEGYSGSDLKNLCVMTAHRPIREILEKEKKEQALAQAENRPLPALRSSSDIRPLSMDDFKVAHDQVHASVSSESQNMIELLQWNDQYGEGGSRKKQSLSYFM
- the LOC140833756 gene encoding uncharacterized protein isoform X1; the protein is MVETRRSSSSKRHLSLSSPPSSLPVGKRPKLSEASSLSKDDSVSAEEAVGPAAAGNEFARNDGGSDELAEGGCLEKLEAVGAEKPPEVVVESNSLIDVEKVNSIVPVENGRNKSKMKYNAGVAWGKLISQCSQNPHVVMQRPTFTVGQGNQFDLRVRDAEVNKSWCCLKQIETEGGISLTLLEITGKSGSVKVNGKNYSKDSTIYLNGGDEVVFSSTGEHSYIFQQLSNDTSSAISLLPSASMLESHGKPIKGLQTEARSGDPSAVAVASTLASLSNFREELSLVPPLHNSEGVQQDYESPTLPFSCGVSENRLEDTVMKEDNCLEDTVMKDTSDREYGPLLSVREKKSVPSPDVVNGSLNRDTRSGEIDIENNDFRPIMQVLAGSTVSKYDISSSISKILDEHRKFVDRQKGAHPPISVSSRRQAFKDGLQQGLLDCKNCGISFENFPYYLSEATKNALIGSAYVHLKCSEFAKFAADLPTVCPRILLSGPAGSEIYQETLIKALAQYFGAKLLVVDSFILPGVPTTGVTDCIKESSKPERARVYARRTSLRLKKPASSVERDNTGGSIISSQTPPKQAAYTAPSKNHVFKKGDRVKYVGSLLSRSSVRGPIYGYRGKVVLPSNGSTSKIGVRFDKTIPDGTNLGGLCEEDHGYLCSAYLLCLDSSIEDFDKFAINELFEVASLESKSSPLILFVKDIEKSVVGSSAAYALLKTKLENLPENLVVIASHTQTDNRKENSHPGGLLFTKFGSNQTALLDFTFPDNFGRLNDRSKETPKTAKQLNRLFPNKVTIQIPQDETVLSDWKMQLDRDIETMKSQSNIVSIRSVISRVGLLCPDLETLSIKDQALTSESVEKIIGWALCYHLMHCSKVSLKESKLVISSESISYGLSVLLGLPNEDKSLKKSLKDVVTENEFEKRILSEVIPPGDIGVTFDDIGALENVKEILKELVMLPLQRPELFSKGQLTKPCKGILLFGPPGTGKTMLAKAVATEAGANFINISMSSITSKWFGEAEKYVKAVFTLASKISPSVIFVDEVDSMLGRRENSGEHEAMRKMKNEFMVNWDGLRTKDKERVLVLAATNRPFDLDEAVIRRLPRRLMVNLPDSRNREKILKVILAKEELDPKFDIEAVAKMTEGYSGSDLKNLCVMTAHRPIREILEKEKKEQALAQAENRPLPALRSSSDIRPLSMDDFKVAHDQVHASVSSESQNMIELLQWNDQYGEGGSRKKQSLSYFM